The Miscanthus floridulus cultivar M001 chromosome 7, ASM1932011v1, whole genome shotgun sequence genome includes a region encoding these proteins:
- the LOC136462972 gene encoding peptidyl-prolyl cis-trans isomerase FKBP16-1, chloroplastic-like: MWNAISSYSQDEKESCSIFTICFGPVPGVLSIRCRCPSELKKIWPARRGKASSLKATCGLSRRRAVSKLVVLGAVALFMPAQAAMLSLILPVFRYRKLDSQPVWLADVVDGEGPEARDGDLVQFNYVCIRANGYFVHSTVDQFSGESKPVTLPLGGEEMIRGLKDVIIGMKAGGKRTALIPPEVGYIRETLKPIPEEFGPRRSLLSHAKEPLVFEVQLLKVL; encoded by the exons ATGTGGAACGCCATCTCCTCCTACAGTCAAGATGAGAAAGAATCGTGTTCAATTTTCACAATTTGTTTTGGGCCCGTTCCGGGAGTTCTTTCAATCAGATGCCGGTGTCCGTCGGAACTGAAGAAAATCTGGCCGGCACGCCGCGGTAAGGCTTCGTCTCTGAAGGCAACCTGTGGGCTCTCTAGGCGGAGGGCAGTTTCAAAGCTGGTGGTTCTTGGTGCTGTGGCCCTCTTCATGCCCGCGCAAGCAGCAATGTTGAGCCTGATATTACCAG TTTTCAGGTACCGGAAGCTGGACAGTCaacctgtttggttggctg ATGTCGTCGATGGGGAGGGGCCTGAGGCACGGGATGGCGATCTGGTGCAGTTCAACTACG TCTGTAT CCGCGCAAATGGTTATTTCGTGCACAG CACGGTGGACCAGTTCAGCGGTGAGAGCAAGCCGGTGACCCTTCCACTTGGCGGAGAAGAG ATGATTCGAGGCCTGAAAGACGTCATAATTGGGATGAAGGCCGGAG GCAAGAGGACGGCTCTGATTCCTCCTGAAGTAGGCTACATCAGGGAGACATTGAAGCCCATACCAGAAGAG TTTGGACCGCGGCGAAGTCTGCTGTCTCATGCCAAGGAGCCACTGGTGTTTGAGGTTCAGTTGCTGAAGGTCCTGTGA
- the LOC136466802 gene encoding uncharacterized protein: MAGREAGDCGGEGEEPPARELPDDITDKILLRLPSRSALARAAAASCAFRARVSSLRFLRRHRSLHRLDPGSLLGVFTFPLVPDGSRGGGGTGFHPAEPPHPAASAASAVAAAADFSFGFLPAAAADPSAAAGSEATATAEWMVRDYRDGRFLLDRVPAATGSTVFTELAVCDPLSRRYVLLPPIPDDLADTVHSVLTVFGGRRACEPFLAPAEAADDDDADADPPLTVFWTARSPRKMIAFAFSSRDGRWRALESPHCFVWRRHRSPFSCPISAVWNRRHYAHGRFYWVDCLTSRWLVLDARTMELSLEVIPSPAGYWEEHVAVVEAPDGKLGVFAHGFHHPGGKANLHYYTIVHDTEAGGSDARRWQLEKAIPLPWPSDHRHFCLRGTGNGCLIIEVSEEKPVFMASHRVRDAELFKIDVKSFQLQKICRARCAGSAAGECCWPYFGFPPSLSLPTV, from the coding sequence ATGGCAGGCCGCGAGGCAGGCGACTGcggcggagagggagaggagCCGCCGGCCCGTGAGCTCCCCGACGATATCACGGACAAGATCCTGCTCCGCCTGCCGTCGCGCTCCGCGCTGGCGCGCGCCGCGGCGGCGAGCTGCGCGTTCCGCGCGCGCGTCTCCTCCCTGCGCTtcctccgccgccaccgctcGCTGCACCGATTGGACCCCGGCTCGCTCCTCGGGGTCTTCACGTTCCCCCTCGTCCCCGACGgctcgcgcggcggcggcggcacgggctTCCACCCCGCCGAGCCGCCACACCCGGCGGCGTCCGCCGccagcgccgtcgccgccgcggccgACTTCTCCTTCGGCTTCCTcccggccgcggcggcggacCCCTCCGCCGCGGCTGGGTCTGAGGCGACCGCGACGGCCGAGTGGATGGTCCGGGACTACCGCGACGGCCGGTTCCTCCTCGACCGCGTGCCGGCGGCCACCGGGAGCACCGTCTTCACCGAGCTCGCCGTCTGCGACCCGCTGTCCCGCCGCTACGTCCTGCTCCCGCCCATCCCGGACGACCTCGCCGACACCGTCCACAGCGTGCTCACCGTCTTCGGCGGCCGCCGCGCGTGCGAGCCCTTCCTCGCGCCCGCCGAGGccgcggacgacgacgacgcggacGCGGACCCGCCCCTCACCGTGTTCTGGACGGCCCGCTCCCCGAGGAAGATGATCGCCTTCGCCTTCTCGTCGCGCGACGGCCGGTGGCGCGCGCTCGAGTCGCCGCACTGCTTCGTCTGGCGCAGGCACCGCTCCCCGTTCAGCTGCCCCATCAGCGCCGTCTGGAACCGCCGCCACTACGCGCACGGCCGCTTCTACTGGGTGGACTGCCTCACCAGCCGCTGGCTCGTGCTCGACGCGCGCACCATGGAGCTGTCCCTCGAGGTCATCCCGTCGCCGGCCGGCTACTGGGAGGAGCACGTCGCCGTCGTGGAGGCTCCGGACGGGAAGCTGGGCGTGTTCGCGCACGGCTTCCACCACCCCGGCGGCAAAGCCAATCTGCACTACTATACGATCGTGCACGACACGGAAGCCGGCGGCAGCGACGCGAGGCGGTGGCAGCTGGAGAAGGCGATCCCGCTGCCGTGGCCGTCAGACCACCGCCATTTCTGCCTCCGGGGCACGGGCAacgggtgcctcatcattgaagtcagCGAGGAAAAACCAGTATTCATGGCGAGCCACCGCGTCAGGGACGCTGAGCTCTTCAAGATCGACGTCAAGAGTTTCCAGCTCCAGAAGATCTGCCGGGCACGGtgcgccggcagtgctgccggcGAGTGCTGCTGGCCATACTTCGGCTTCCCGCCATCGCTGTCGTTGCCCACTGTGTGA
- the LOC136466803 gene encoding putative F-box protein At1g32420, translating into MDCNNDDLDKQNEATETQIFIPQDAQGIILAFLPGRDVVKSRSVCKFWRDCVEEPSFVDRHLNNACRFHQSIACFTSLDHGLVHMYTFDPATMNFRSVELVFSSRFNMSGPCNGLVCAYDIKGDAEVLNPTTRKHFRLPDSVLRLQSLYSEYFVGFVPSAKEYKVVSIRHRVRFLTFEICTIGALSWRTWRTIHESAELLKATKAVIVNDGMYWLLLNEASSHLCREILTLNLTDERFSKIAIPDAVKKHNLGLFEGEGKLRLLSTHSDGSNNIVSDIWVADLTSQDWIHMQTIVPRMPVGISPFFQLKTKIFFGNQKRLLCVDLQDGTVSYINMPPGETLISCGMFVESFAPAVTGMVSSTATSYGIRSRLAEPSSADPGPSFRGSGSSSASHGRSSGLTGWSSADLEQSFKRTKRTTNMQWKISKHRAS; encoded by the coding sequence ATGGACtgtaacaatgatgatcttgataaGCAGAATGAAGCAACGGAAACTCAAATATTCATTCCTCAAGACGCCCAAGGGATTATCCTTGCTTTTCTTCCTGGCAGGGATGTTGTCAAGTCCCGCAGTGTGTGCAAGTTCTGGCGAGACTGTGTTGAAGAACCTAGTTTTGTGGACCGTCACCTGAATAATGCTTGCCGCTTCCACCAGTCCATTGCTTGTTTCACCTCGCTTGATCATGGCCTAGTCCACATGTACACATTTGATCCTGCCACAATGAATTTCAGAAGCGTGGAGCTTGTATTCTCAAGTAGGTTTAACATGTCAGGCCCCTGCAATGGCTTGGTGTGTGCCTATGATATAAAAGGCGATGCTGAGGTCTTGAATCCCACAACAAGGAAGCATTTTAGGCTCCCAGATTCAGTACTCAGGTTACAGTCTCTTTACTCTGAATATTTTgttggatttgtgccctccgcaAAAGAGTACAAGGTGGTCTCTATCCGTCACCGTGTGCGGTTCTTGACATTTGAAATATGCACTATTGGTGCACTGTCATGGAGGACATGGAGGACAATACATGAATCTGCAGAGCTCCTAAAGGCAACAAAGGCAGTCATTGTTAATGATGGCATGTATTGGTTACTTCTTAATGAGGCTTCCTCCCATTTGTGTCGAGAAATCCTGACGCTCAACCTGACAGATGAGAGGTTCTCAAAAATTGCCATCCCAGATGCTGTAAAAAAACATAATTTGGGACTATTTGAAGGGGAAGGAAAGCTTCGTTTGTTGTCAACACATTCTGATGGATCTAACAATATAGTGTCAGATATTTGGGTGGCAGACTTGACTAGTCAAGACTGGATCCACATGCAGACTATCGTTCCTCGGATGCCTGTGGGCATAAGCCCATTTTTCCAGCTCAAGACTAAGATCTTCTTTGGTAACCAGAAGAGACTCCTCTGTGTAGATCTTCAGGATGGTACAGTTTCATACATCAACATGCCTCCTGGTGAGACTTTGATATCTTGTGGCATGTTTGTGGAGAGCTTTGCACCTGCTGTGACAGGTATGGTGAGCTCGACTGCAACATCGTATGGTATCCGTTCTCGTCTGGCTGAACCATCCTCAGCGGACCCTGGGCCATCTTTCCGTGGCTCAGGATCATCCTCTGCAAGCCATGGGCGATCTTCTGGTCTCACTGGATGGTCCTCAGCTGACCTTGAGCAATCCTTTAAGAGAACAAAGAGAACGACAAACATGCAGTGGAAGATATCAAAACATAGAGCAAGCTAG
- the LOC136462969 gene encoding uncharacterized protein: MSLCTIARRLCLSKPSFGSCLSAICAHLYSTEAAKDTGAKNFKYPDVYDPYGPMPPPSEKVVDLADRIAALPPEEIKQIAPALLFRLNQELPQAISGQGFSFGAQGGSGAGAGKAEEKKAEKTVFDVKLEKFDAAAKIKIIKEIRTFTDLGLKEAKELVEKAPVILKQSLTKEEAEAIIGKIKAAGGVAVME; the protein is encoded by the coding sequence ATGAGTCTCTGTACAATAGCACGACGACTATGCCTTTCAAAACCATCCTTTGGCAGTTGTCTTTCAGCAATTTGTGCTCATCTATACAGCACTGAGGCTGCAAAGGACACAGGTGCTAAGAACTTCAAGTACCCTGATGTATACGACCCATACGGGCCTATGCCGCCACCATCAGAGAAAGTTGTGGATCTAGCTGACCGCAtcgctgctctccctcctgaggaGATCAAACAGATTGCTCCAGCCCTTCTCTTCAGACTGAACCAAGAGCTGCCACAGGCGATATCTGGCCAGGGTTTCAGTTTTGGTGCTCAGGGTGGTTCTGGGGCTGGTGCTGGGAAGGCTGAGGAGAAGAAAGCTGAGAAGACAGTCTTCGATGTCAAGTTGGAGAAGTTCGATGCTGCTGCAAAGATCAAGATCATCAAGGAGATCAGGACATTTACGGATTTGGGGCTGAAGGAGGCAAAGGAGCTAGTGGAGAAGGCCCCAGTCATTCTGAAGCAATCGCTCACAAAGGAGGAAGCGGAAGCAATCATAGGGAAGATAAAGGCAGCTGGCGGTGTTGCTGTGATGGAGTGA
- the LOC136462971 gene encoding LOW QUALITY PROTEIN: uncharacterized protein (The sequence of the model RefSeq protein was modified relative to this genomic sequence to represent the inferred CDS: inserted 2 bases in 1 codon), with product MATKISHTYDGHFVVWFEADAIRTTLSDSGDVVDSWLDKIYRIHLRRLNRLVVGLDVEWHPCTYRGDVQPVAVLQICVGHRCLIFQILHADYIPESLFGFLADDRFTFVGVGVHDDAAKLRFDHGLEVGRAVDLRXAANTLKQPALGTAGLQALVSEVMGVKMEKPQHVRRSAWDARNLSSDQLMYACADAFASFEVGRRLTTSNTNLCSYWSEKGFLALLVIHFCLCFNWPYYYRLVYCNTFTCLQEHLSSVTIIFAITLFFSLVTLHVMVECIVCNTFIYLSKNFA from the exons ATGGCGACCAAGATCTCCCACACCTACGATGGCCACTTCGTGGTGTGGTTCGAGGCTGATGCCATCCGCACGACGCTCTCGGACTCCGGGGACGTGGTGGACTCGTGGCTGGACAAGATCTACCGCATCCACCTCCGCCGCCTCAACCGCCTCGTTGTTGGGCTAGACGTCGAGTGGCACCCGTGCACGTACCGGGGGGACGTCCAACCGGTCGCCGTGCTGCAGATCTGCGTCGGCCACCGCTGCCTCATCTTCCAGATCCTCCACGCCGACTACATCCCGGAGTCCCTGTTCGGTTTCCTGGCCGACGATCGCTTCACCTTCGTGGGCGTCGGGGTCCACGACGACGCGGCCAAGCTGCGGTTCGACCACGGGCTCGAGGTGGGGCGCGCGGTCGACCTGCG AGCCGCCAACACGCTCAAGCAGCCCGCTCTGGGCACAGCCGGGCTGCAGGCGCTGGTGTCGGAGGTGATGGGCGTCAAGATGGAGAAGCCGCAACATGTGCGTCGGAGCGCGTGGGACGCACGCAATCTGTCGTCTGACCAGCTCATGTACGCCTGCGCCGACGCGTTTGCATCGTTCGAGGTTGGCCGGAGGCTCACTACTAGTAACACCAACTTGTGTTCCTATTGGTCGGAAAAAGGGTTCCTTGCTCTCTTAGTAATACATTTTTGTTTGTGTTTCAATTGGCCATATTACTATAGATTGGTTTATTGTAACACATTTACTTGTCTACAGGAACATTTATCTAGTGTTACAATAATTTTTGCTATAACACTTTTTTTTTCTCTAGTAACACTTCACGTTATGGTAGAATGCATAGTTTGTaacacatttatttatttatcaaaAAATTTTGCCTAG